The following are encoded in a window of Streptomyces sp. SAT1 genomic DNA:
- a CDS encoding glucose PTS transporter subunit EIIB, whose amino-acid sequence MASKAEKIVAGLGGIENIEEVEGCITRLRTEVIDPSKVDEAALKAAGAHGVVKMGTAIQVVIGTDADPIAADIEDMM is encoded by the coding sequence ATGGCCAGCAAGGCTGAGAAGATCGTTGCCGGTCTCGGCGGCATCGAGAACATCGAAGAGGTCGAGGGCTGCATCACCCGCCTCCGCACCGAGGTCATCGACCCCAGCAAGGTCGACGAGGCCGCCCTCAAGGCCGCCGGCGCCCACGGCGTCGTCAAGATGGGCACCGCCATCCAGGTCGTCATCGGCACTGACGCCGACCCGATCGCCGCGGACATCGAAGACATGATGTGA